A genomic region of Saccopteryx bilineata isolate mSacBil1 chromosome 1, mSacBil1_pri_phased_curated, whole genome shotgun sequence contains the following coding sequences:
- the LOC136320798 gene encoding olfactory receptor 8J1-like produces MASANFTRVTEFILTGVSDAAELQIPLFFVFLVIYGLTVAGNLSIITLTSVDSRLQTPMYFFLRHLAIINLGTSTVIVPKMLSNFLVMNKTISYYECATQLGGFLVFIVAEVSMLAVMAYDHYVAICNPLQYKLILSRQICLLLVSLTYLYSFSTATVTSFSVFSMSYCSSNVINHFYCDSVPLLALSCSNTYFPETVIFVSAATNLICSMAIVLVSYFNIVLSILRIRSSEGRRKTFSTCASHLVAVTVFYGTLLFMYLQPGTHHSLDTDKMASVFYTLVIPMLNPMIYSLRNKDVKAALRRFLTNVYCSYKLM; encoded by the coding sequence ATGGCTTCTGCAAATTTCACCAGGGTCACTGAGTTTATTCTCACAGGTGTCTCAGACGCTGCAGAGCTCCAGATTCCACTCTTCTTTGTTTTCCTGGTCATCTATGGGCTGACCGTGGCTGGGAACCTCAGCATCATCACCCTCACCAGTGTGGACTCTCGACTTCAAACCCCCATGTATTTTTTCCTCCGACATCTGGCTATTATCAATCTTGGCACCTCTACTGTCATTGTGCCCAAGATGCTGAGCAATTTTTTAGTAATGAACAAAACCATCTCCTACTATGAATGTGCCACCCAACTGGgagggtttttggttttcattGTCGCTGAGGTTTCCATGTTGGCTGTGATGGCCTATGACCACTATGTGGCCATTTGTAACCCTCTGCAGTACAAGTTGATTTTATCTCGCCAGATCTGCCTTCTGCTTGTATCCCTCACTTACCTCTACAGCTTTTCCACAGCTACTGTGACTTCATTTTCTGTGTTCTCTATGTCTTACTGCTCTTCCAATGTAATCAATCATTTCTACTGTGATTCTGTCCCTCTGTTAGCATTGTCTTGCTCCAACACTTACTTTCCAGAAACGGTAATATTTGTATCTGCAGCTACAAATTTGATTTGTTCCATGGCTATAGTTCTAGTATCTTATTTCAACATTGTTCTGTCCATTTTAAGGATACGCTcatcagaaggaaggagaaaaaccttcTCCACCTGTGCTTCACATCTGGTGGCAGTCACAGTTTTCTATGGGACACTACTCTTCATGTATTTGCAGCCTGGAACTCACCATTCACTGGACACTGATAAGATGGCCTCTGTGTTCTATACACTCGTGATCCCAATGCTGAACCCCATGATCTATAGTCTGAGGAATAAGGACGTGAAGGCTGCCTTAAGGAGGTTTCTGACAAATGTATACTGCTCTTATAAATTAATGTAA